From Dethiosulfovibrio salsuginis, the proteins below share one genomic window:
- a CDS encoding RpnC/YadD family protein — DDSRLQMPRNLVAALIRMENSRSHQDLRLVIRELIDWLQLPEHTKIRRSFTVFLRGVLLPKRIPDKDFSTYEDLLEVDTMLAEKVRDWTRAWEKEGLRKGIHRGRREGLERGLQRGIKQGKQEGREKGLIQTAIRMLEKDMELAVIVDITGLPLEKIKDISENREKYAAELES, encoded by the coding sequence GACGACAGCAGATTGCAGATGCCTCGAAACCTGGTTGCAGCACTTATCAGGATGGAGAACAGCCGCTCCCACCAGGACCTTCGCCTGGTCATAAGAGAGTTAATCGACTGGCTCCAACTACCGGAACACACGAAAATTCGGAGATCCTTCACGGTTTTTCTTCGAGGGGTGTTGCTCCCCAAGAGGATTCCGGACAAGGATTTCTCAACCTACGAGGATCTACTGGAGGTGGACACCATGCTTGCGGAAAAGGTAAGAGACTGGACCAGGGCCTGGGAAAAAGAGGGCCTTCGTAAAGGCATACACAGAGGACGTAGGGAGGGTCTTGAGAGAGGCCTACAGAGAGGCATAAAACAGGGTAAACAGGAAGGCAGAGAAAAGGGGCTTATCCAGACCGCCATAAGGATGCTGGAGAAGGATATGGAGCTTGCCGTCATCGTGGATATAACCGGCTTGCCCCTGGAGAAGATCAAAGACATCTCGGAGAACAGGGAAAAGTACGCCGCCGAACTGGAGAGCTAA
- a CDS encoding AAA family ATPase, with protein MKILKVRFKNLNSLFGDWEIDLSSLGCEGLFAITGPTGSGKTTVLDAICLGLYGRTPRLSNVTKSGNEIMSRNTGECFAEVEFETQKGRFRCHWSQHRARRSPEGELQQPKHEISDCDSGQILESKIREVASCIGTVTGMDFDRFTRSMLLAQGGFSAFLQASPSERAPILEQITGTKIYSDISVAVHERHRKEKETLELLKAEMAGTTVLDREREKAVEEDLGKAKDEELRLTSEAKSLNLSLSWLNGLEILKGEIARLNDEIEELQAEQESFRPHRDRLNLALSAASLEAPYLQIEELRGQQRSNEKSLLEKEGALPDLERSLEDQAQRLKSAEQETCNRREALKNSIPKLKQVRSLDQTIASLKKQIEDLEGECGGIKAKIQSYGQAKIAQEADRSKAQEDLKAIEKYLSNNARDRWLIGGLAGLEAQLAELSTRKKDIEEKASQRDKGETALKEAVHGLEALKEDLTLKKRDQEDSSQNLQQAKDLLSRTLGDRLLREYRTEKESLLKEAAYIAKIASLENHRKRLEDGAPCPLCGSTEHPFAEGNVPVSDEIDGRIKELTDLIEKAEELESEIKALEDLKDEADKALGNLEKNELILSSDVKSSQKNLAQLEEEIKKLDSDFRRRKEILSKDLLPLGLDLTEEDLPSLLDSLRDRLKSWELHQAKKEELNGMIATVEGEIKKLEALVEREKSSLELEMEHLKALQGNLSSVDDDRKKLYGDGDPDREEETLNEGLSKAEEIERRERSLHDDLFLVRDRAFNEIEALKKSLKERQPKLMDLESNFKSNLTTQGFPDEVSFKEAMIPKEEREQLSKTAKELDDRQTELDGRGRDRRRRLEEELGKKVTEKSLEEIKSQIEAVEEGLAGARDRISTLRHQLEENGKAKASLKDKQEELSKQEVEFRRWSNLHDLIGSSDGKKYRNYAQGLTFEMMVRHANQQLRKMTDRYLLVLDENQPLELSVVDSYQGDGLRSTKNLSGGESFIVSLSLALGLSQMSSKNVPVDSLFLDEGFGTLDQEALEIALDTLAELKNNGKVIGVISHVPALRERISAQIQITPGTRGRSEISGPGCRRLP; from the coding sequence ATGAAGATACTCAAAGTGAGATTCAAAAACCTCAACTCCCTCTTTGGAGATTGGGAGATAGACCTGTCCTCCTTAGGCTGTGAGGGGCTCTTCGCCATAACCGGCCCTACAGGATCGGGAAAGACCACCGTCCTGGACGCTATCTGTCTGGGACTCTACGGAAGAACCCCAAGGCTTAGCAACGTCACCAAAAGCGGCAACGAGATAATGTCCCGAAACACCGGAGAGTGTTTCGCAGAGGTGGAGTTCGAGACACAAAAGGGACGGTTCCGCTGCCACTGGAGCCAACACAGGGCCAGAAGAAGCCCTGAGGGCGAGCTCCAGCAGCCTAAGCACGAGATATCGGACTGCGACTCAGGGCAGATACTGGAGTCCAAAATAAGGGAGGTGGCGTCCTGCATCGGGACTGTCACAGGAATGGACTTCGACCGGTTTACCCGCTCAATGCTCCTGGCACAGGGTGGTTTCTCCGCCTTTCTCCAGGCGTCTCCCAGCGAAAGGGCCCCTATCCTGGAGCAGATCACCGGGACGAAGATATACAGCGATATATCCGTAGCGGTTCACGAACGTCACCGTAAAGAAAAAGAGACCCTGGAGCTGCTCAAGGCTGAGATGGCTGGCACCACCGTTTTGGACCGGGAGCGGGAAAAGGCCGTAGAGGAGGATCTGGGGAAGGCGAAGGATGAGGAGCTAAGGCTGACCAGCGAGGCAAAGTCGCTCAACCTGTCCCTCTCCTGGCTGAACGGCTTAGAGATCCTAAAAGGCGAGATAGCCCGCCTTAACGACGAGATTGAGGAACTTCAGGCGGAGCAGGAGAGCTTCAGGCCCCACAGGGACAGGTTGAACCTGGCCCTGAGTGCCGCATCCCTGGAGGCCCCCTATCTACAGATCGAGGAACTGAGAGGACAGCAACGGTCGAACGAAAAGTCCCTCTTGGAAAAAGAGGGCGCTCTGCCGGACCTGGAGCGATCTCTCGAAGACCAAGCCCAGCGGCTGAAAAGTGCGGAACAGGAGACCTGCAACCGCAGAGAAGCCCTTAAAAACTCCATCCCTAAGCTGAAGCAGGTCCGCTCTCTGGACCAGACCATAGCCTCTTTGAAAAAACAGATAGAGGACCTAGAGGGCGAATGTGGAGGGATCAAGGCAAAAATACAGTCCTATGGTCAGGCTAAGATCGCCCAGGAGGCCGACCGTTCAAAAGCTCAGGAGGACCTGAAGGCTATAGAGAAATACCTCAGCAACAACGCCCGAGACCGCTGGCTGATCGGGGGCCTTGCAGGGCTTGAGGCCCAGCTCGCCGAACTATCGACCAGGAAAAAGGACATAGAAGAAAAAGCATCCCAGAGGGACAAAGGGGAGACCGCCCTAAAAGAGGCCGTCCATGGCCTTGAGGCATTAAAGGAGGACCTGACCCTTAAAAAAAGGGATCAGGAGGACTCTTCCCAAAACCTCCAACAGGCCAAAGACCTGTTGAGCCGCACCTTAGGGGACAGGCTTCTTCGGGAATATCGGACTGAAAAGGAGTCTCTTCTAAAGGAGGCCGCCTATATCGCCAAAATAGCCAGCCTTGAAAACCATCGGAAGAGGCTGGAGGACGGCGCGCCCTGTCCCCTCTGCGGCTCGACGGAACACCCCTTCGCCGAAGGCAACGTCCCGGTTTCCGACGAAATAGACGGCAGGATAAAGGAACTGACCGACCTGATCGAAAAGGCCGAGGAGCTGGAGTCGGAGATAAAGGCCCTGGAGGACCTAAAAGACGAGGCGGACAAGGCCCTGGGGAACTTGGAGAAAAACGAGCTGATCCTGTCCAGCGACGTAAAGTCCTCCCAAAAAAACCTGGCTCAGCTGGAGGAGGAGATAAAAAAGCTGGACTCCGACTTCCGAAGGAGAAAGGAGATCCTGTCGAAGGATCTCCTCCCCTTAGGGCTCGATCTCACGGAGGAAGACCTTCCATCCCTCCTCGATTCCCTGAGGGATAGGCTTAAATCCTGGGAGCTCCATCAGGCCAAAAAAGAAGAGCTCAACGGCATGATAGCCACGGTGGAGGGGGAGATAAAAAAGCTCGAGGCCCTTGTAGAAAGGGAAAAATCCTCCCTCGAACTGGAGATGGAGCATCTGAAAGCCCTGCAAGGGAACCTTAGCTCTGTGGACGACGACCGCAAAAAACTCTACGGCGACGGAGACCCCGACAGGGAAGAGGAAACGCTGAACGAGGGGCTATCCAAAGCGGAGGAGATCGAGAGACGGGAACGCAGCCTCCACGACGACCTGTTTCTGGTGCGGGACAGGGCGTTCAACGAGATAGAGGCCCTTAAAAAATCACTAAAAGAAAGACAGCCAAAACTCATGGATCTGGAATCGAACTTTAAATCGAACCTGACGACCCAAGGCTTCCCCGACGAGGTTAGCTTTAAAGAGGCTATGATCCCCAAAGAGGAGAGGGAGCAGCTTTCCAAGACTGCCAAGGAACTGGACGACCGACAGACCGAACTGGACGGCAGAGGGAGAGACCGACGGAGACGGCTGGAGGAGGAGCTAGGTAAAAAGGTCACCGAAAAATCCCTTGAGGAGATCAAGTCTCAGATCGAGGCTGTGGAGGAGGGCCTAGCGGGGGCCAGGGACCGGATATCGACCCTTCGACACCAACTGGAGGAAAACGGCAAGGCGAAGGCCAGTTTGAAGGACAAACAGGAAGAGCTTTCCAAACAGGAGGTTGAGTTCCGCCGATGGTCGAACCTCCACGATCTGATAGGCTCCTCGGACGGCAAGAAATACCGAAACTACGCCCAGGGTCTGACCTTCGAGATGATGGTACGTCACGCCAACCAGCAGCTGAGAAAGATGACCGACCGATACCTGCTGGTGCTGGACGAAAACCAGCCTCTGGAGCTGAGCGTTGTAGACAGCTATCAGGGCGATGGTCTCAGATCAACGAAAAACCTCTCCGGCGGCGAAAGTTTCATCGTCAGCCTGTCCCTGGCGCTAGGGCTTTCCCAGATGTCCAGCAAAAACGTCCCGGTGGACTCGCTTTTCTTAGACGAAGGCTTCGGAACCTTGGACCAGGAGGCCCTGGAGATAGCCCTGGACACCTTGGCGGAGCTCAAAAACAACGGCAAGGTCATAGGGGTGATCTCCCACGTGCCGGCCCTAAGGGAGCGAATCAGCGCCCAGATCCAGATAACCCCCGGAACCAGAGGAAGAAGCGAAATCTCCGGCCCAGGATGCCGAAGGTTGCCCTAG
- a CDS encoding exonuclease SbcCD subunit D C-terminal domain-containing protein, whose protein sequence is MDHSSSGIRLLHTSDWHLGRALYGKKRYDEFKAFLDWLATTVQEKGVHVLVVAGDVFDTTTPSNRSQELYYRFLCQVAGSTCRHVVVIGGNHDSPSFLDAPKELLKALEVHVVGKAAESPKDEVLILKADDGTPEMIVCAVPYLRDRDIRQVEPGETVQDKELKMAEGIKAHYQAVASQARSIREEFGIHIPIVGTGHLFTAGGKTVEGDGVRDLYVGSLAYVNSAVFLDSFDYTALGHLHVPQKVDGSEVVRYSGSPIPMGFGEAGQRKSLCLVDFNGKDPSVQLVDVPVFQRLERIKGDLEGILKRIYELSLSGSKIWLEIVYDGDEVIGDLRDRLENALSDGMEILRLKDSRVFRQALGMEFEGESLEDLGEDDVFRRLLSSRGVPEDQWQELTETYGEIVSYLFEQDTKAE, encoded by the coding sequence ATGGATCACTCTTCGTCGGGCATTAGGCTGCTTCACACATCCGACTGGCATCTAGGCAGGGCCCTTTACGGGAAAAAAAGATACGACGAGTTTAAGGCCTTCCTAGACTGGCTTGCGACGACGGTTCAGGAAAAAGGCGTCCACGTCCTTGTCGTGGCGGGAGACGTATTCGACACCACCACCCCGAGCAACCGATCCCAGGAGCTTTATTACCGTTTTCTATGCCAGGTGGCTGGCTCTACCTGTAGGCACGTCGTTGTAATAGGGGGGAACCACGACTCCCCCTCCTTCCTCGACGCCCCAAAAGAGCTGCTTAAAGCCCTGGAAGTCCACGTGGTGGGCAAAGCGGCAGAATCCCCGAAGGACGAGGTATTGATCCTCAAGGCCGATGATGGCACCCCCGAGATGATCGTCTGCGCCGTGCCCTACCTCCGTGACAGGGATATCCGACAGGTGGAGCCAGGAGAGACGGTCCAGGATAAAGAGCTAAAGATGGCGGAGGGCATAAAAGCCCACTACCAGGCTGTGGCGTCTCAGGCCAGATCCATAAGGGAGGAGTTTGGAATCCATATTCCCATAGTCGGGACTGGACACCTCTTTACCGCCGGAGGAAAAACCGTAGAGGGCGACGGAGTCCGAGACCTCTACGTAGGATCTTTGGCCTACGTCAACTCGGCTGTTTTCTTAGATAGCTTCGACTACACCGCCTTAGGACACCTTCACGTTCCCCAGAAGGTCGACGGATCGGAGGTCGTTAGGTACAGCGGGTCCCCTATACCTATGGGCTTTGGGGAGGCAGGGCAGAGAAAGAGCCTCTGTCTAGTGGACTTTAACGGCAAAGATCCCTCTGTGCAGCTTGTAGACGTGCCGGTCTTTCAGAGGCTGGAGAGGATAAAGGGAGACCTGGAGGGTATCCTAAAGCGGATCTACGAGCTGTCCCTGAGTGGCTCAAAGATCTGGCTGGAGATAGTCTACGACGGAGATGAGGTTATAGGCGACCTGAGGGACAGACTGGAAAACGCCCTCTCCGACGGTATGGAGATCCTCAGGCTCAAGGACAGCCGAGTTTTCCGGCAGGCCTTAGGCATGGAGTTTGAAGGGGAGTCCCTGGAGGACCTGGGAGAGGACGATGTCTTCCGCCGACTGCTTTCCTCTAGGGGAGTTCCAGAGGACCAGTGGCAGGAGCTTACCGAGACTTATGGCGAAATCGTCTCATACCTTTTTGAGCAAGACACCAAGGCGGAGTAG
- a CDS encoding YwbE family protein has translation MSGELRKDIKPGLKVMVVQKQDQRSGKLTEGVVRDILTKSPSHPHGIKVRLEDGTVGRVQEIVE, from the coding sequence ATGTCAGGAGAGCTCAGAAAGGACATAAAGCCAGGACTGAAGGTTATGGTGGTCCAAAAGCAGGATCAGAGGAGCGGCAAGCTCACCGAGGGGGTCGTCAGGGACATCCTGACCAAAAGCCCCTCCCATCCCCACGGGATAAAGGTCCGTCTGGAGGACGGGACGGTGGGAAGGGTGCAGGAGATAGTGGAATAA
- a CDS encoding DUF4276 family protein, with translation MGKERHRWPAVIRLHVTAEGQTELSFVRAVLAPHLAKWGIFADARCVLTSRDNRVSREYRGGLLSYVKAKKDIISWLKEDNHSECRFTTMFDLYALPEDFPGYNRAVGISDRYERVRFLEDAMSKDIRDNRFVPYIQLHEFEAMILSDPQKLDWEYLDHEEAIENLVALGKDKNPELINDGVMTAPSKRIIKEIPEYDKVSAGVSVVQRIGLDTLRCRCMHLGEWLLKLEGLKEDFTCQESSERT, from the coding sequence ATGGGAAAAGAACGTCATAGGTGGCCAGCCGTGATACGTCTCCATGTGACCGCTGAAGGCCAAACAGAGCTTTCTTTCGTGAGAGCCGTTCTCGCTCCTCATTTGGCAAAATGGGGTATCTTTGCAGACGCTAGATGTGTGCTTACTAGCAGAGACAATCGTGTCTCTAGAGAGTATCGTGGTGGCTTGTTAAGCTATGTGAAGGCCAAGAAGGATATCATCTCCTGGCTAAAAGAGGATAACCACAGTGAATGTCGATTTACGACGATGTTCGATCTTTATGCTTTGCCGGAGGATTTTCCCGGCTATAATCGTGCTGTTGGAATATCCGATAGATATGAACGAGTTCGATTTTTAGAGGATGCAATGTCGAAGGATATACGTGACAACCGTTTTGTTCCCTATATCCAACTTCATGAGTTTGAGGCCATGATACTGTCCGATCCTCAAAAATTAGACTGGGAATATCTAGATCATGAAGAAGCAATAGAGAATTTGGTGGCTTTAGGGAAGGATAAAAATCCAGAACTTATAAATGATGGGGTGATGACAGCTCCGTCAAAACGAATTATCAAGGAAATTCCTGAGTATGACAAGGTGTCTGCTGGCGTTTCTGTAGTACAGAGAATTGGCTTGGATACGTTACGGTGCAGATGTATGCACTTAGGCGAATGGCTGTTAAAGCTTGAAGGGCTTAAGGAGGATTTTACATGTCAGGAGAGCTCAGAAAGGACATAA